A section of the Cryobacterium soli genome encodes:
- a CDS encoding AAA family ATPase encodes MDTFRRFMDELILVPRPQVDMRTPLADLVQDFLQTDVFALPLVTENLPPHRLVDADIALDELGAASTAQVVGVTGGQQRENTPFPELLSNPYMRFAPGPIDYISAATGPDTERQVVSFGVRLLVVDGHRVAVLQRDARPDRGLNTARLEILAADEGGAAALLGALRRLMLLRSVLRGQVLSFSGNAFGAGAAGVDFLPRPQVPAEDVILPDGVLTSIVRHVVGIGLHRDVLRAAGRHLKRGVLLYGPPGSGKTLTVRHLLSATPGTTAVVLAGNSIRFVTEAAELARAMQPAIVVLEDVDLIAEDRNLSHGAQPLLFAMLDALDGLDGDADVAFVLTTNRVEVLEHALADRPGRVDLAVEIPQPDASARHQLFQLYARGLPLSASAIMDAATRSDGVSGAFAKELMRRTVLLGAETGREATDDDLDSALTALLDGRDRLTSRLLGSGAPATAGPSPAQEDARPA; translated from the coding sequence GTGGACACCTTCCGCCGCTTCATGGACGAGCTGATACTCGTTCCGCGGCCACAGGTCGACATGCGCACCCCGCTCGCGGATCTGGTCCAGGACTTCTTGCAGACGGATGTTTTCGCACTGCCCCTGGTCACCGAAAATCTTCCACCGCATCGCCTTGTCGATGCTGACATCGCCCTCGACGAGCTGGGAGCGGCATCCACCGCCCAGGTGGTCGGAGTGACCGGCGGTCAGCAGCGCGAGAACACGCCATTCCCGGAATTGCTGAGCAACCCCTACATGCGGTTCGCGCCAGGGCCGATCGATTACATCTCGGCGGCGACCGGCCCGGACACTGAGCGCCAGGTCGTGTCGTTCGGCGTGCGGCTGCTCGTCGTCGACGGGCACCGGGTGGCCGTGCTGCAGCGCGATGCCAGACCGGACCGTGGTCTCAACACGGCCAGGCTCGAGATACTGGCCGCAGACGAGGGTGGTGCTGCGGCGCTTCTCGGCGCGCTTCGCCGGCTGATGCTCCTGCGCAGTGTCCTCCGCGGGCAGGTGCTCTCCTTCAGCGGCAACGCTTTCGGCGCCGGCGCGGCCGGCGTGGACTTCCTGCCGCGCCCACAGGTACCGGCAGAGGACGTGATCCTGCCCGACGGGGTTCTCACGAGCATTGTGCGCCATGTGGTGGGGATCGGTCTGCACCGGGACGTGCTGCGCGCGGCCGGCCGACACCTCAAACGCGGCGTCTTGCTCTACGGCCCTCCCGGATCGGGCAAGACCCTCACCGTGCGCCATCTGCTCAGCGCCACCCCCGGCACGACAGCGGTGGTGCTCGCCGGCAACAGCATCCGGTTCGTCACCGAGGCTGCCGAACTCGCGCGCGCCATGCAGCCCGCGATCGTGGTGCTCGAAGACGTGGACCTGATTGCCGAGGACCGGAATCTGTCGCACGGCGCGCAGCCGCTGCTCTTTGCCATGCTCGACGCCCTGGACGGCCTGGACGGGGACGCCGATGTGGCCTTCGTGCTCACCACGAACAGGGTCGAGGTCCTGGAACATGCGCTGGCCGACCGGCCGGGCCGGGTTGACCTTGCGGTGGAGATTCCGCAGCCCGATGCGAGCGCACGGCACCAGCTGTTCCAGCTGTATGCGCGGGGCCTGCCGTTGTCGGCATCGGCGATCATGGATGCCGCCACTCGCTCTGACGGAGTCAGCGGCGCCTTCGCCAAAGAACTCATGCGCCGAACCGTGCTTCTCGGTGCCGAAACGGGACGGGAGGCGACGGACGATGATCTCGATAGCGCGCTCACGGCCCTGCTCGACGGTCGCGACAGGTTGACGAGCCGGTTATTGGGCTCCGGCGCGCCTGCCACGGCGGGCCCTTCGCCGGCCCAGGAGGATGCCCGTCCCGCATGA
- a CDS encoding CG0192-related protein has product MALLHTADLTPTKIELLSGWVPSQPWFSGEADAPLENVAAYRFDDPDGEVGVETLLVSAGTGPALQVPVTYRSAPLTGADAALIGTTEHSVLGKRWVYDGVGDPVYLAAVATAAFTGGRQAELQIEIDGQMVLREPTAVVAGSGAPGGPAVTLPAVGEISISETSGATIVTAGPLRIVVARELGDNDVLADQVPDSAVHEVLAGTWTEQPSLRTLVLVGVVAD; this is encoded by the coding sequence ATGGCCCTCCTCCACACAGCAGACCTGACGCCCACCAAGATCGAACTGCTCAGCGGCTGGGTACCCAGTCAGCCGTGGTTTTCCGGTGAGGCGGATGCGCCGCTCGAGAACGTCGCCGCGTACCGCTTCGACGACCCAGACGGCGAGGTGGGCGTCGAGACCCTCCTCGTGAGTGCCGGCACCGGCCCGGCGCTGCAGGTGCCCGTGACGTACCGGAGTGCGCCGCTCACGGGCGCCGACGCCGCCCTCATCGGAACGACCGAGCACTCGGTGCTGGGCAAGCGGTGGGTCTACGACGGAGTCGGCGACCCGGTCTACCTCGCCGCCGTCGCCACGGCTGCGTTCACCGGTGGTCGCCAGGCCGAGCTGCAGATCGAGATCGACGGCCAAATGGTCCTCCGCGAACCCACGGCCGTGGTCGCCGGCAGCGGAGCGCCCGGCGGACCTGCCGTGACGCTGCCCGCCGTCGGCGAGATCAGCATCAGCGAGACATCGGGCGCCACCATCGTGACGGCCGGCCCGCTACGGATCGTCGTGGCCCGGGAGCTCGGCGACAACGACGTGCTGGCGGACCAGGTGCCCGACTCGGCCGTCCACGAGGTGCTCGCCGGAACCTGGACCGAGCAACCGAGCCTGCGCACACTTGTGCTGGTTGGGGTCGTCGCCGACTAA
- a CDS encoding CGNR zinc finger domain-containing protein, with translation MHFAPDTEASLAFTVDLANTVAGATKSGLDELISPAQVVQLFESHRFSGRLDRNETELAEVRATRQRLRRIWTLDRDDAALEVNGLLQSAQALPRLMRHDGMDWHLHATDPAAPLAERILVEVALALVDVIRSDESARLRACAAEDCDGLLVDLSRNGSKRFCSIRCGNRMNMVAFRQRAAGDVIADAAGTVAGAPG, from the coding sequence TTGCATTTTGCCCCTGACACCGAGGCGAGTCTCGCCTTCACCGTCGACCTCGCCAACACCGTGGCCGGAGCCACCAAAAGCGGGCTCGACGAGCTCATCTCCCCCGCCCAGGTCGTGCAGTTATTCGAGTCTCACCGGTTCTCCGGGCGCCTGGACCGCAACGAGACCGAGTTGGCCGAGGTACGAGCCACCCGCCAGCGGCTGCGGCGAATTTGGACGCTCGATCGCGACGATGCGGCCTTGGAGGTGAACGGACTGTTGCAGAGCGCTCAGGCGCTCCCCCGGCTGATGCGGCACGACGGCATGGACTGGCACCTGCACGCCACCGACCCGGCCGCGCCGCTGGCCGAACGCATCCTGGTGGAGGTGGCGCTGGCGCTCGTCGACGTGATCCGCAGCGACGAGAGCGCCCGGCTCCGCGCCTGCGCGGCGGAGGATTGCGACGGGCTGCTGGTGGACCTGTCCCGCAACGGGTCGAAGCGGTTCTGCAGCATCCGTTGCGGCAACCGGATGAACATGGTCGCGTTCCGGCAGCGTGCCGCAGGCGACGTTATTGCGGATGCCGCAGGAACAGTTGCCGGAGCGCCCGGATGA
- a CDS encoding class I SAM-dependent methyltransferase produces MQHFLDTNRANWDDRASAHAARTGLGYQVQRYVDDPARLSDVVRFDRDRLGDVTGLRTVHLQCHIGTDTLSLARLGAHVTGLDFSPVALAEARTLVHETGDRVDFVESDVYSALSVLEPGGFDLVYTGIGALCWLPSIDRWAAVVAGLLAPGGRLFLREGHPILWAMDERLGDDLHLRFPYFEHETPLEWDDDSTYVQTDRPMTATKTYEWNHGLGEIVTALLNAGLKLTMLVEHDSVPWEALPGQMVERPGGEFALSTRAGVAPLSYTLQAVKPPR; encoded by the coding sequence CAGGTGCAGCGCTATGTGGACGACCCAGCGCGGTTATCGGATGTGGTGCGCTTCGACCGCGACCGGTTGGGCGACGTCACGGGGCTGCGCACGGTGCACCTGCAGTGCCACATCGGAACCGACACGCTCTCCCTGGCCCGCCTCGGCGCCCACGTGACCGGCCTGGACTTCTCCCCGGTGGCCCTCGCCGAGGCTCGTACCCTCGTGCACGAGACCGGTGACAGGGTGGACTTCGTCGAGTCCGACGTGTACTCGGCACTCTCCGTACTCGAACCGGGTGGTTTCGATCTGGTCTACACGGGAATCGGGGCACTGTGCTGGTTGCCGAGTATCGACCGCTGGGCGGCCGTCGTGGCCGGACTGTTGGCGCCGGGCGGTCGACTCTTCCTCCGGGAGGGGCATCCGATTCTGTGGGCGATGGACGAGAGGCTGGGAGACGACTTGCACCTGCGGTTCCCGTACTTCGAGCACGAGACGCCGCTGGAGTGGGACGACGATTCCACCTACGTGCAAACAGACCGACCGATGACGGCCACGAAGACCTACGAGTGGAATCACGGCCTGGGTGAGATCGTGACCGCGCTCCTGAACGCGGGCTTGAAGCTCACGATGCTCGTGGAACACGACAGCGTGCCGTGGGAGGCGCTGCCCGGCCAGATGGTCGAGCGGCCCGGTGGGGAGTTCGCGCTGAGCACGCGGGCCGGCGTCGCGCCGCTGTCGTACACGCTCCAGGCCGTCAAGCCCCCGCGGTAA
- a CDS encoding TetR/AcrR family transcriptional regulator, with translation MEIAAMTQVEPGALESVVAETTVVEPTVVGTKLGRKRDHTRDPEILAAALEILAETGFDGMTIDMVATRAKAGKATLYRRWPSKNELVIDAVACMKQADLDQSRLPDTGTLRGDLVAMIKPRTIDDAVKKMQIMAGVMSMISATPDLADAANDALIKPRAAANRFLIQRAIDRGEVDADCDIDALCLVTPAMATYRTLIERKPVDRDFLISLIDGVLLPALGLRGGDTARRGKVAPPAS, from the coding sequence ATGGAGATCGCCGCAATGACGCAGGTCGAACCCGGTGCGCTGGAGAGTGTTGTGGCGGAGACCACGGTGGTCGAACCTACAGTGGTCGGAACCAAGCTCGGCCGCAAGCGTGACCACACCCGCGACCCTGAGATCCTCGCCGCTGCGCTCGAAATTCTCGCCGAGACGGGTTTCGACGGCATGACCATCGACATGGTCGCCACCCGGGCGAAGGCCGGCAAGGCCACCCTGTACCGGCGGTGGCCGTCCAAGAACGAACTCGTCATAGACGCGGTCGCGTGCATGAAGCAGGCCGACCTTGACCAGTCCCGGCTGCCGGACACCGGTACGCTGCGCGGCGACCTGGTGGCGATGATCAAGCCCCGCACGATCGATGACGCCGTCAAGAAGATGCAGATCATGGCCGGTGTCATGTCGATGATCTCGGCCACCCCCGACCTCGCGGACGCGGCCAACGATGCTCTCATCAAGCCGCGCGCCGCGGCCAACCGGTTTCTGATTCAGCGGGCGATCGATCGCGGCGAGGTCGACGCCGACTGCGACATAGACGCCCTGTGCCTCGTCACCCCCGCCATGGCCACCTACCGCACGCTCATCGAACGTAAGCCCGTTGACCGGGACTTTCTCATCTCGCTCATCGACGGCGTGCTGCTGCCGGCGCTCGGTCTGCGCGGCGGTGACACGGCGCGGCGCGGTAAGGTTGCGCCACCGGCCTCGTAG
- a CDS encoding alpha/beta hydrolase: MVTLPSSVIVPALRLMRANRVFVTAEGARRHVRERELRPTPYGPPSRLRRDVQVTVSSAAWPVYTITPRGGTPTGSVVYVHGGGWVNQIAGQHWHLAAQIAAEANTTVTVPIYPLVPFGTAAAVATGVVDLVRGNLERYGSTCLAGDSAGGQIALSAALVLRDKHDLTLRRTVLISPALDLTWANPLIPTVQPSDPWLATPGGEVLADLWKGSSDILDPVVSPLMGDLAGLGPLTMFSGTRDVLNPDAHLLVDKAAAAGVDLEFHEGTGQVHVYPLLPTAVGRAARAAIVERLRLAVAEPLSA; encoded by the coding sequence ATGGTCACTCTCCCGAGCAGCGTCATCGTTCCCGCTCTCCGACTGATGCGCGCGAACCGGGTCTTCGTCACGGCGGAAGGAGCGCGCCGGCATGTGCGCGAGCGCGAGCTTCGGCCGACGCCGTACGGGCCGCCGAGCCGGCTGCGCCGTGACGTTCAGGTGACGGTGTCCAGCGCGGCGTGGCCGGTCTACACGATCACGCCCCGGGGCGGCACCCCCACCGGCAGCGTGGTGTACGTGCACGGAGGCGGTTGGGTGAACCAGATCGCCGGGCAGCACTGGCACCTCGCGGCCCAGATCGCCGCGGAGGCGAACACCACCGTCACCGTGCCGATCTATCCGCTCGTACCGTTCGGAACCGCCGCGGCCGTGGCCACCGGCGTCGTCGACCTCGTGCGGGGCAACCTGGAGCGGTACGGCAGCACCTGCCTGGCCGGCGACTCCGCCGGAGGACAGATCGCGCTGTCCGCCGCCCTCGTGCTGCGGGACAAACACGACCTCACGCTGCGCCGCACCGTCCTGATCTCCCCAGCTCTTGACCTCACCTGGGCCAACCCGCTCATCCCCACTGTGCAGCCGAGCGACCCCTGGCTGGCGACCCCCGGCGGTGAGGTGCTCGCCGATCTCTGGAAGGGATCCAGTGACATCCTGGACCCCGTGGTGAGTCCGCTGATGGGCGACCTGGCGGGCCTCGGGCCGCTGACCATGTTCAGCGGAACTCGAGATGTGCTGAACCCCGACGCCCATCTCCTGGTCGACAAGGCGGCCGCGGCCGGAGTCGACCTGGAGTTCCACGAGGGCACCGGGCAGGTGCACGTCTACCCGCTGCTGCCCACCGCGGTGGGCCGTGCGGCCCGGGCGGCCATCGTGGAACGACTCCGACTGGCCGTGGCTGAGCCGCTCTCCGCCTAG
- a CDS encoding ABC1 kinase family protein, whose translation MLGSFWVWIVLGLIALGYAAAIGFATRSLLGTTVGWLRTTLVAALVFIGCWPFAYFTATQARLITENGDLKVPAVVLVLFVALAFGWVFAFGMALLVATEALWPTTAANPVDAFRAALHRRRRTKRYLQILTLLSRHGIGWIVQERPGAAARQQRVGGRAPEALVSAINDAGVTFVKLGQLLSTRRDLLPHSYTVALSSLQSGATTLPWPAVRAVIEAELKAPLETVFATVNEEPLAAASVAQVHTGTLLDGTAVVLKVQRPAAAAQVAADIDIIVRLAQRVENQTSWGRDFGAVSLAEGFARSLRNELDYRIEFASTQQIGSVVASSAAAEVLVVPRVYSEASTRRLLTMDLMDGVPLNAAGEQLDQMWPEERAALAAALLDAVLEQLIVTGIFHGDLHPGNLMLLGDGRLGMIDFGNVGVLERSMREGLVTLLLAAAHDDDVATTDALLLVVEAPADADIKGLQRDLGRMLTLARHSAEGEGSIFTAMLDIVREHHLAIPSTLGLALRSLTTLERCLAILDPSFDMVSTAFERVPHFLRRLFTPQSVLGSAQAQVAVLRTTARRLPRRLETISAALEKGTFSVRIRAFSEPDDRWWLGSVVIETIGALIAIAAVSLGVVLVVSDAGPDLVSGVRLYAFLGATIGLVGFVLIIRALRQLFLRHPQ comes from the coding sequence GTGTTGGGATCGTTCTGGGTGTGGATCGTGCTGGGCCTGATCGCTCTCGGCTACGCGGCCGCCATCGGTTTCGCCACTCGGTCTCTGCTCGGCACCACGGTGGGATGGCTGCGCACCACCCTCGTGGCGGCGCTGGTGTTCATCGGCTGCTGGCCGTTCGCCTACTTCACCGCCACTCAGGCGCGGCTGATCACCGAGAACGGCGACCTCAAGGTGCCCGCGGTCGTGCTGGTGCTGTTCGTCGCGCTGGCCTTCGGCTGGGTGTTCGCGTTCGGCATGGCTCTCCTGGTGGCGACGGAGGCACTGTGGCCGACCACCGCCGCCAACCCCGTTGATGCGTTCCGGGCCGCGCTGCACCGGCGTCGGCGCACCAAGCGGTACCTGCAGATCCTCACCCTGCTCTCCCGGCACGGCATCGGCTGGATCGTGCAGGAGCGCCCCGGCGCCGCCGCGCGCCAGCAGCGGGTGGGCGGCCGGGCGCCGGAAGCCCTGGTCTCGGCCATCAACGACGCCGGCGTCACCTTCGTCAAGCTGGGTCAGCTGCTCTCCACTCGGCGGGACCTGCTGCCGCACAGCTACACGGTGGCGCTCTCGTCGCTGCAGTCGGGGGCCACGACTCTGCCGTGGCCGGCCGTGCGCGCCGTGATCGAGGCTGAGCTGAAGGCCCCGCTGGAGACAGTGTTCGCCACGGTGAACGAGGAGCCGCTCGCGGCGGCATCCGTGGCGCAGGTGCACACCGGCACCCTGCTCGACGGCACCGCTGTGGTGCTCAAGGTGCAGCGGCCCGCCGCGGCCGCCCAGGTGGCCGCCGACATCGACATCATCGTGCGGCTTGCCCAGCGGGTGGAGAACCAGACCAGCTGGGGCCGGGATTTCGGGGCGGTGTCGCTCGCGGAGGGGTTCGCCAGGTCGCTCCGCAACGAGCTGGACTACCGCATCGAATTCGCCAGCACCCAACAGATCGGCAGTGTCGTCGCCTCGTCGGCCGCCGCCGAGGTGCTCGTGGTGCCGCGGGTCTACTCAGAAGCGAGCACCCGGCGGCTGCTCACCATGGATCTCATGGACGGGGTGCCGCTGAACGCGGCGGGGGAGCAGCTCGACCAGATGTGGCCGGAGGAGCGCGCGGCGCTCGCCGCGGCGCTGCTCGACGCCGTGCTCGAGCAGCTGATCGTCACCGGCATCTTCCACGGCGACCTGCACCCGGGCAACCTGATGCTACTCGGCGACGGCCGGCTGGGCATGATCGACTTCGGCAATGTCGGGGTGCTCGAGCGCAGCATGCGGGAGGGCCTGGTCACCCTGCTGCTGGCCGCGGCCCACGACGACGACGTCGCCACGACGGATGCGCTGCTGCTCGTGGTCGAGGCGCCGGCCGACGCTGACATCAAGGGCCTGCAACGCGACCTGGGCCGCATGCTCACCCTCGCCCGGCACAGCGCCGAGGGCGAGGGATCGATCTTCACGGCCATGCTCGACATCGTGCGGGAACACCACCTGGCGATCCCGTCGACCCTCGGCCTGGCGCTGCGCTCGCTCACCACGCTCGAGCGCTGCCTGGCGATCCTGGACCCCAGCTTCGACATGGTGAGCACCGCATTCGAACGGGTGCCGCACTTCCTGCGCCGGCTGTTCACCCCGCAGTCGGTGCTCGGCTCGGCCCAGGCGCAGGTGGCCGTGCTGCGCACCACCGCCCGTCGGCTGCCGCGCCGGCTGGAGACTATCAGCGCCGCGCTGGAAAAGGGCACCTTCAGCGTGCGTATCCGCGCCTTCTCCGAACCGGACGACCGCTGGTGGCTGGGCTCCGTGGTCATCGAGACCATCGGCGCCCTCATCGCGATCGCCGCCGTGAGCCTGGGCGTGGTGCTCGTGGTGTCCGACGCCGGCCCAGACTTGGTCTCCGGGGTGCGGCTCTACGCCTTCCTCGGCGCCACCATCGGCCTGGTCGGCTTCGTGCTGATCATCCGGGCGCTCCGGCAACTGTTCCTGCGGCATCCGCAATAA
- a CDS encoding MFS transporter: MSKTIPASSPATSTPVPHSRRWWTLSVVALAQLMVVLDSTVVNIALPSAQADLGFSNGDRQWIVTAYSLAFASLLLLGGRLSDLIGRKRTFIIGLIGFAIASALGGAADSFGWLVAARALQGAFGALLAPTALAVLTTTFTIPKERARAFGVFGAIAGAGGAVGLLLGGFLTEYFDWRWNLYINVVIAIVAVIGAAIFVDTLKRTGPRPKLDIPGTLLVSAALFGLVYGFSNAETDGWDSPLTWGMLGGAVVLLVAFVLWQRKATHPLLPLSIVLDRNRGAAYLSVMIAGAGMFGIFLFVTYYLQTSLGFTPMQTGFSFLPMIAMLVLSAQLSTNIFVPRFGPKIMVPFGMGLGMIGMILLTNLDLDSTYAANVLPPLLILGFAMGSIMPASMQTATLGVDRQFAGVASAMVNTSQQVGGSIGTALLNTLAATAAADYVAAHLPATAEVAAQAAVTSYATAYWWGAGFFAVGGIIAALLFRRMGHGLSLANAHLSEDAEPVVAH; this comes from the coding sequence ATGTCTAAAACGATCCCCGCTTCGTCTCCCGCGACGAGCACCCCCGTGCCCCATTCCCGCCGGTGGTGGACCCTGAGCGTGGTGGCCCTCGCCCAGCTCATGGTCGTGCTCGACTCCACCGTCGTGAATATCGCCCTCCCTTCCGCCCAGGCCGACCTCGGCTTCTCCAACGGCGACCGCCAGTGGATCGTGACCGCCTACTCCCTCGCCTTCGCCAGCCTGCTGCTGCTCGGCGGCCGGCTCTCCGACCTGATCGGCCGCAAGCGCACCTTCATCATCGGGCTCATCGGCTTCGCCATCGCCTCCGCGCTGGGCGGTGCCGCCGACAGCTTCGGCTGGCTCGTGGCCGCCCGCGCCCTGCAGGGCGCCTTCGGCGCACTGCTGGCGCCCACCGCCCTGGCGGTGCTCACCACAACCTTCACGATCCCCAAGGAGCGCGCACGCGCCTTCGGCGTCTTCGGCGCGATCGCCGGCGCGGGAGGCGCCGTGGGCCTCCTGCTGGGCGGCTTCCTCACCGAGTACTTCGACTGGCGCTGGAACCTCTACATCAACGTCGTCATCGCGATCGTGGCCGTGATCGGTGCCGCGATCTTCGTCGACACCCTCAAGCGCACCGGGCCCCGCCCCAAGCTCGACATCCCCGGCACCCTCCTCGTCTCCGCGGCCCTCTTCGGGCTGGTCTACGGGTTCTCCAACGCCGAGACGGATGGCTGGGACTCGCCGTTGACCTGGGGCATGCTCGGCGGCGCCGTGGTGCTTCTCGTCGCGTTCGTGCTCTGGCAGCGGAAGGCCACGCATCCGCTGCTGCCGCTCTCGATCGTTCTCGACCGCAACCGCGGCGCCGCGTACCTCTCGGTGATGATCGCCGGCGCGGGCATGTTCGGAATCTTCCTGTTCGTCACCTACTACCTGCAGACCTCACTGGGCTTCACCCCGATGCAGACCGGCTTCTCGTTCCTGCCGATGATCGCGATGCTGGTGCTTTCTGCGCAGCTGTCGACGAACATCTTCGTGCCCCGGTTCGGCCCGAAGATCATGGTGCCGTTCGGCATGGGGCTGGGCATGATCGGCATGATCCTGCTCACCAACCTGGACCTCGACAGCACGTATGCGGCCAACGTGCTGCCGCCGCTGCTGATCCTGGGCTTCGCGATGGGCTCGATCATGCCCGCCTCGATGCAGACCGCCACGCTGGGCGTCGACCGCCAGTTCGCCGGCGTCGCATCGGCCATGGTGAACACCAGCCAGCAGGTCGGTGGGTCCATCGGCACGGCTCTGCTGAACACTCTGGCGGCCACCGCGGCGGCCGACTACGTGGCCGCGCACCTGCCGGCCACGGCCGAGGTGGCCGCTCAGGCCGCTGTCACCAGCTACGCCACCGCGTACTGGTGGGGCGCCGGGTTCTTCGCCGTCGGCGGCATTATCGCGGCGCTGCTCTTCCGCCGGATGGGCCACGGCCTGTCCCTGGCCAACGCGCACCTGAGCGAGGATGCCGAGCCGGTCGTCGCCCACTAG
- a CDS encoding YegP family protein, whose protein sequence is MSGKYELTADRSGGYVFKLKAHNGQVLMTSESYQTKADALKGIEIVKADAKGRVVDLTEPK, encoded by the coding sequence ATGTCCGGCAAGTATGAATTGACTGCAGACCGATCCGGTGGCTATGTCTTCAAGCTCAAGGCCCACAACGGCCAGGTGCTGATGACCTCGGAGAGCTACCAGACCAAGGCGGACGCCCTCAAGGGCATCGAGATCGTCAAGGCCGATGCCAAGGGCCGTGTCGTCGACCTCACCGAGCCCAAGTAG
- the ypfJ gene encoding KPN_02809 family neutral zinc metallopeptidase: MSFNDDAKYSGRGVRKSGRRTGLAVGGGGLGLVAIVLLSQLLGVDLTGLVGGGTSGTSSQSEGTALTNCDTGADANADVDCRVGLTYDSLDAYWSEQAPAMGIGYASPMIYLFEQAVDTGCGSATSAVGPFYCPSDQQIYLDTAFYDELRSQFGATAGPLSQLYVVGHEFGHHIQNLAGTFASADTSQTGPTSDAVRLEVQADCFAGAWLGSATETTDADGVPLLDPITDAQMADALNAASAIGDDRIQEKAQGQVNPETWTHGSSEQRQKWFQTGYTGGAAACDTFAVADTEL; this comes from the coding sequence ATGAGTTTTAACGACGACGCCAAATACTCCGGCCGCGGGGTCCGCAAATCGGGCCGCCGCACCGGCCTCGCCGTCGGCGGCGGCGGCCTGGGCCTCGTCGCCATCGTGCTGCTCTCGCAGCTGCTCGGGGTGGACCTCACCGGCCTCGTGGGCGGCGGCACGAGCGGCACGAGCAGTCAGAGCGAGGGCACCGCCCTGACGAACTGCGACACCGGTGCCGACGCCAACGCCGACGTGGATTGCCGGGTGGGCTTGACCTACGACTCCCTCGACGCCTATTGGTCCGAGCAGGCTCCGGCGATGGGCATCGGGTACGCCTCCCCCATGATTTACCTGTTCGAGCAGGCGGTCGACACCGGGTGCGGCTCGGCGACGAGCGCGGTGGGGCCGTTCTACTGCCCGAGCGACCAGCAGATCTACCTCGACACCGCCTTCTACGACGAGCTGCGCAGCCAGTTCGGAGCCACGGCCGGCCCGCTCTCCCAGCTCTACGTCGTGGGGCACGAGTTCGGCCACCACATCCAGAACCTCGCGGGCACGTTCGCCAGCGCCGACACCTCCCAGACCGGGCCCACCTCAGACGCCGTGCGCCTCGAGGTGCAGGCCGACTGCTTCGCCGGCGCCTGGCTGGGCTCGGCGACCGAGACCACGGATGCCGACGGCGTCCCGCTGCTCGACCCGATCACCGACGCCCAGATGGCGGACGCGCTGAACGCCGCGTCGGCCATCGGTGATGACCGCATTCAGGAGAAGGCCCAGGGCCAGGTGAACCCGGAGACCTGGACGCACGGCTCGAGCGAACAGCGTCAGAAGTGGTTCCAGACGGGCTACACCGGCGGGGCCGCTGCCTGCGACACTTTCGCGGTGGCCGACACCGAGCTCTAG
- a CDS encoding EamA family transporter, with translation MNRSSTSLGLVIAVVAAATFGLSGALAKPLLESGWSPAAAVTARVLIGGIVLSPLAVLSLHGKWALLWRARWRVLAMALIGVAATQLLYFGAIERIPVGTAVLIEYMAPLLLVGWAWARSRQSPKAVVLIGSVVALAGLVLVVSPGGSASFDVLGLLLALGAMVGCAIYYLVAAHPSDGLPAVALAGFGLLLGGLLLGLVGLSGLVPFRTSTADVAMFGAEVPWWLPLMIIGVVATAVAYSTSIAASEMLGSRLASFVGLLEVVAATFYAWLLLGEQLTVPQLLGGLLILIGIGFVRSEKTDAVIEPASVPLGEPLESEGLPGRPG, from the coding sequence ATGAACCGCTCGTCCACCTCGCTCGGCCTGGTTATCGCGGTCGTCGCCGCGGCCACGTTCGGCCTGTCCGGCGCCCTGGCCAAGCCGCTGCTGGAGAGCGGCTGGAGCCCGGCCGCTGCGGTCACCGCTCGGGTGCTGATCGGCGGGATCGTGCTGTCGCCGCTGGCGGTGCTGTCGTTGCACGGCAAGTGGGCACTGCTCTGGCGGGCGCGCTGGCGGGTGCTGGCGATGGCCCTGATCGGCGTCGCGGCCACACAGCTGCTCTACTTCGGGGCGATCGAACGCATCCCCGTGGGCACCGCCGTGCTCATCGAGTACATGGCGCCGTTGCTGCTGGTGGGCTGGGCGTGGGCGCGCAGCCGGCAGAGCCCCAAGGCCGTGGTGCTGATCGGCTCGGTCGTGGCCCTGGCCGGCCTGGTGCTCGTGGTGTCGCCGGGCGGGTCGGCCAGCTTCGATGTGCTCGGGCTGCTGCTCGCCCTGGGGGCGATGGTGGGGTGCGCCATTTACTATCTCGTGGCGGCGCATCCGAGCGACGGGTTGCCGGCCGTGGCGCTGGCCGGATTCGGCCTGCTGCTCGGCGGTCTGCTGCTGGGCCTCGTCGGGCTGTCCGGGCTCGTACCGTTCCGCACGTCCACGGCCGATGTGGCGATGTTCGGCGCCGAGGTACCGTGGTGGCTGCCGCTGATGATCATAGGCGTGGTGGCCACGGCCGTCGCCTACTCCACAAGCATCGCCGCCAGCGAGATGCTCGGCTCCCGGCTGGCGTCGTTCGTGGGCCTGCTCGAGGTGGTGGCCGCCACCTTCTACGCCTGGCTGCTGCTGGGCGAGCAGCTCACCGTGCCGCAGCTGCTCGGCGGGCTGCTGATCCTCATCGGCATCGGATTTGTGCGCTCAGAGAAGACGGATGCCGTGATCGAACCGGCATCCGTCCCCCTGGGAGAGCCCCTCGAAAGCGAGGGGCTGCCCGGCCGACCGGGCTAG